TGCTTTTAAAATCATTAGGAtcaagatttatttttattacttaatattAATGCAAGAGGCTAATATGGAGTGGATGTACTCTCAAAATTGTTTGAAAAGAAGGTTAAATTTATATGGTAGGcagtataaaatttaatgaaaatctAATGACTTTTCGAACTTGCAAGTTGGCAATATCCTTTTATAGATAAAGTTAAGAAGCCGTCCCCGCAAGCATTGCCTCTGGCTCTGTGCCTCCTTATCCTcctttctaaaaaattattctgTCATGTAGTTTGTCCTACGCAAAAAAAAGTTTCTATTCTTTGTTTCATCTGGATCATTCGATGGGGTCTTCATCTCCGAGCAGATATCATAAAAGTTCCAACTAGGTTCTCATTTTCTGTTAGGTCCCACTCAAAGctaataaagaaaagaagaaaataattggGAATAAAATTGGTTTGTAATTCATTCATGATTAATAACAGATACACAAAgctatttataagaataaaacttaaaacaacTAGCCCTATGCTCAAGCCACTAACAGCAATTACTCCCAAAAAAATAGCTAAGAATCAGCTAGTCAGTTGAAATACACAATCCTGACTTATTCCAacttaaataaaagaattattcaAAAATAGAAATCAACGTTAAAAATACGCAGCAGCAGAGCAGAAGGCAATTCTAACAAGAAGTCAACTTAAATATTTCTTGGGCACTCTCTTAGTCCTTTGAGGTCTATCACTGCTCCCCTCATTCACAATaaccttgtcctcaaggttGGAAGTAGAAAATCTATCAAACAGATCCGCTGTATCCTCCCAAGTTGCATCTTCAACTGGCAAGGTCTTCCACTGAACAAGACTTTCCTCAACAAGTCTAGATCCTTGCTTAACCCACCTAGTGTCCAGTATTGCTTGTGGCTCCAAAAGAACATCACCATTATCATCAAAAAGAGGTAAAGTGGCTGCTACTGGCACATCGTCGCCAACCTTACCAATATGTTTTTTGAGCGCTGAAATATGGAAAACAGGATGGACCTTGGAACCTTCAGGTAATTGTAACCGATATGCGACGCTGCCAATTTTAGCTAATATTTGAAAAGGCCCATAGTAACGGCTGGCCAACTTTTGATAGGCTCTCCGGGCAACCGAATGTTGGCGGTACCGCTGCAATTTCAAATAAACCCAATCTCCTACCTGAAATTCAACATCCTTTCGTTTGGCATTAGCTCGCTGCCGCATTTGGTTAACTGAATGAGAAAGTGTGGCTTTAAGTTGCTGAAGAATCTCATCACGACTAGCCAAAACCTGATCTGCTTCATGGACAGGAGTTGTACCCGCATCATATCGTGGAATAGTTGGTGGAGGTCTGCCATAAAGTGCCAAGAAAGGGGACATTCcaatagaaacatggaaagaaGAGTTATACCAGAATTCTGCCCAGGGAAGATAAAAACTCCACTTTCGTGGCTGGTGGGAAGTGAAACAACGGAGATATTGTTCAAGGCATCTGTTAACAACCTCCGATTGACCGTCCGTTTCTGGGTGGTAAGAAGAACTCATCTTAAGCTTGGTGCCGGATAACTTGAAGAATTCCTGCCAAAAATGACTAACAAAAATACGATCACGGTCACTAACAATTGACCTCGGCATCCCATGCAGCTTAACAACTCCTTCAACAAATTTTTCGGCAACTGTTTTGGCAGTAAAAGGATGTGTTAAAGCCAAAAAATGAGCATATTTGCTGAGACGATCAACCACCACCAAAATTGAGTTCTTGCCATTAGAATTTGGAAGGCCTTCGATGAAGTCCATTGTAATATCATCCCAAACTTGATGAGGGATTGATAAAGGCTGTAAAAGTCCGGCTGGAGTGGAAGTTGATGATTTATTTTTCTGGCAAACTGAACAAGCAGCAACATAATCTTGGATGGTCTTTGGCAAAGAAGGCCAATAAAATTGTGCAGCAATTCTTTTGCGTGTTCTCAAAACACCAGAGTGACCACCACTTGGGGAATCATGAAATTCCTGTAAAATctgaataattaaattagaatCAGGAGGAATAACAACACGATTCTTGTAAAGAATCAGTCCAGCCCGCCATAAATATGGTTTGCCTGGATCATCGGCAGCCAAATTTCCAATTCGAACCATGTAAGGGTGTGTCTGAGCTGCTTCCCGTAAAGAATCCCATAAAGTGGTTTGAGGACTGAAAAGAGCATCAAGACTAGGACTCCCAGCAATCCTTGATAATGCATCAGCCGCAATATTTTCTCTTCCGGGCTTATATCTGATCTCGTAGTCATACCCAAGCAGCTTAGAAATCCATTTTTGTTGTTCTGGAGTAACAATCTGTTGTTCTAATAAGAACTTAAGGCTCTTCTGATCTGTTTGAATTAAGAACCGTCTGCCTAATAAGTATGGCCTCCACGTACGAATTGCGTGTACAATTGCAAACATCTCCTTAGCATAGGTAGACCAGGCCTGCTTAGAAACACCCAAGGATTTGCTCATAAAGGCAATGGGTTTATCCTGTTGAGTTAGGACAGCTCCAATTCCTTTATTCGAAGCATCTGTAGTTATAACAAAATCCTCATTAAAATTAGGCATAGCTAATGTTGGTGTAGAGGACATAGCATTCTTCAATTCTGTAAAAGATTGTTCTGCTTCATTCGACCAGGCAAATCTCCCCTTTTTAAGCAAATCAGTCAATGGCCGAGCAATCATGCCATAGTGGCGAACAAACTTCCTGTAATAGCCTGTAAGACCTAAAAAACCACGTAGATCAGAGACATTAGCAGGTTTAGGCCAATCAATCATTGCCCGAATTTTTCCTTGATCCACCGTTACCCCTTCATGAGAAACAATATGACCCAGATATTCAATTTGTTGCTGCCCAAATGCACATTTACTGAGTTTGATAAAAAACTTATGTTGCCGCAATATTTCAAAAGCGATTTTAACATGTTCAAGATGCATGGTCCAATTGGGGCTATAAATCAAAATATCATCAAAAAATACAAGCACAAATTTACGCAAATAAGGACGAAATATAGAATTCATGAGGGACTGAAAAGTGGAGGGAGCATTACATAATCCGAAGGGCATGACTAAGTATTCATAATGACCGTTATGGGTGCGGAAGGCTGTTTTATGAACATCATCGGAATGGACTCGTACCTGATGGAAACCCGCCCGAAGgtcaatttttgtaaaatagGCAGCCCCATGGAGTTCATCCAACATATCATCAACTGTAGGAATTGGAAATCTGTCTTTGACAGTGACAGCATTTAAGGCCCTATAATCGGTACAAAACCGCCAAGAGCCGTCCTTTTTCTTAACAAGTAAAACGGGAGAAGAGAAAGGACTTGTGCTTGTTTGAATTAGCCCCAATTTTAACATGTCATGAACTTGTTTCTCAATCTCAGCTTTTTGAAAATATGCGTACCTGTATGGACGAACATTAACAGGATCCGTCCCTTCTTTTAGGATGATGCGATGATTAATTCCCCTTTCTGGAGGTAGCTCAGTTGGCAGTTGATATATGTCAGCATATTGATAGAGTAATTGCCGCATATCTGGATGGATTTCATCTGGTAGTGATTCCTGCTGAATTTGAAAGCAAAGTGCAAACATAGAATTTCCATGGCGTAATTCCTTTGACATCTCCTTGAAGGAATTTGGTTGAATAAATTGACTGTCAATCCCTTTAAGAAATCGGAGTCGACCATCCCATAAGAATTTCATGGTCAGATGCTTCCAATTGCAGTTCACATCCCCTAATTGTCGTAGCCATTGGATCCCTAACACCATATCCAACCCCATTAGAGGCAAAGAGTATAATGTAACAGAGAAAGATATACCTTGAACCTTGATTGGGACGTTATGAAATTTTCCATTGCACTGCAAGTAACCCCCATTGGCGACTTTCACCCTGCTCGGCCGGATTGGCGTTGCTGGAATTTTGAGGGATTCTGCCAGCTTCTCATTGATAAAATTGTGGGTGGAACCACTGTCAATAAGAACAATCAACTCCGCCGATCCGATTTTAACCAGAACTCGCATAGTCTGAGCATTGGACCACCCAGTTAGAGCATGAATGGAAATTTCAGGTTCATCTTCTTCATCCTCTTCCTCAGTGCCGCCATCTAACAAGAGTAATTGAGGTTTGGCGCACCTATGCCCAGGAGTAAATTTTGCATCGCAGTTAAAGCACAGCCCAGCAGACCTTCGTTTTTGCATCTCTTCCCATGAAAGGCGTTTTACAGGAGTGGAAGCCTTATCTTTCGTTGGAGATAGAGAGCTTGAGCGACTGAATTCTCGCACAGTCTTCTTTTGTCTCTGCAGTTGTTCATCTCGCATCCGAGCATAATTAATGGCTTCCTTTAGTGACTTAGGTTTAAACATCCTAATGCCATCAGAGATTTCTGTCTTTAGGCCGCCCATAAAAGTTCCCACAAGGGCTTTCTGAGTCCAACCCTTCACCTTGTTCCCCAGCCGTTCAAACTCGCGTTGATATTCCCTCAACGGTCCTGTTTGTCGTATTTTTGAAAGGGACTCGTCGAAATCCTCGCAGTCAGTGGGACCAAAGCGAGCCCATAATTCATCGACGAAAATATCCCATGAAACGAGCTTGCCTTCTTCCTTATATGAGCGTTGGAGCCATCTCCACCACTGATTAGCTTCACCTTGGAGGTGATAAGAAGCCAAATACACCCTTTCGGAAGGATCAGTTTGCTGGTAATCAAAGAACTGATCAACTTTGGTCATCCATTCCGTTGGGTCGTCTCCCGAGAATCTGGGAAATTCAATTTTGGCGAGTTTGGAGGCAAACAAAGGCCGTCCTCCCTCTTTTGAATTCTCCCTTTGAGGTCTGTCCTGGGTACGCTCACCAATGCTGCTAGATTCCTCTTTGTTGGAAAGAGACATATCTGAGAGTTTAGAAATAGCTGCCTCGATGTTTTGTAGTTTAGCGTTTAGCCCGTTATCCAAATTGCCAACAGAGGTGTTAAGCTGGCCAACAGTGCTTTGGAGCTGCTGAACCGTTGCCTCCAGGCTCTCAATTCGTTCTTTGTTAGacataataaaagaaaagagaagaaagagaaaaaaaaaaatagaaaagagaGGGATAGTtagctttgataccaattgttAGGTCCCACTCAAAGctaataaagaaaagaagaaaataattggGAATAAAATTGGTTTGTAATTCATTCATGATTAATAACAGATACACAAAgctatttataagaataaaacttaaaacaacTAGCCCTATGCTCAAGCCACTAACAGCAATTACTCCCAAAAAAATAGCTAAGAATCAGCTAGTCAGTTGAAATACACAATCCTGACTTATTCCAacttaaataaaagaattattcaAAAATAGAAATCAACGTTAAAAATACGCAGCAGCAGAGCAGAAGGCAATTCTAACAAGAAGTCAACTTAAATATTTCTTGGGCACTCTCTTAGTCCTTTGAGGTCTATCACTTTCCTGCAGTAAATCCAATATACGGCCTTTTATTAGACTCTCAGTAATAGCAAAAGATCAGCCAACTCAAAGTAAAAACAAATTTTCAATTACACAAAGTTACATTACTTTGCATGACTTTGTATTTTTTGTTACACCCTTAGACTGCTCATCTAGCCTGCCACTCCTAAAAGCCTGGATCTAGCCTGCCAACCCTAAAAGCCTGGATCGTTCGTCTCCTCAATTTGAAATCAGGAAATTTATAAaaggaaattaatttaattgattcttttataaattttttatagagTAAAaactttaatctttttaattaaacatataataaaggtataaaattatgtaaaattgaaATGACTTGTTCAAGAAATGGCTAGTAATTTTTCAAAAGTACGCATTCGGGAGAACACACCACTAGgaaaaatggtcgattctacaTCTAGAATTAAACCAACTTTGAACAAAAATATTCAAAGGGTCCCATTTGTGGTGATCCCAAATCAACGTTATCACTTTCAGCTCAGATGCTTTCCACGGTAAACCCCACATCGATGCCTGCAGCTTATTAAAAACAAACGGTGACCTTACAGTCTCAAACGGCAATTGAAAGCTACGCAGGCTGAGTGGGATCCATGACATTGCCACTTGGTTGTGAATATCCTCCTCTCCGTGTCAAAAGCTCATTTCTGAGTGGAACCTGTTCAATAGAAAAATAAAGGAAAGATGGCACGTTATGGTGGGGTACCATAACATTATTTCACTTCATCGTTATCTTTCAGAAGATAACGATCAAAGTCCTTGTCTCATGTTTGTTTTGCTTGTTAATTAATTTCAGTCCAGACTGCCATCTCTCTCCAAAATTAGAGACAGCGAAGGTAATCTTCCTCCCGAAGGCTAAGTGAGTGGAGATCCTTCTTCTTGAACCAAAATCATAATCCCCATTTCCCCTTGAAGCAAACGGGCCCCTTTCCCCATTGATGAGGACAGAGGTAAACATAAGGTATGGTCCTCTAGTtagaattttcttaattttgatGTTGTTGTAATATTCAGGATTTTTGTAGTATCATGATGTTCCAGATATGTAAAATGTGAGAGGGTCCCACTCTTGCTATGCCTTCCCCAATCCATGGTGAATAAATTCCGGAAGGCATGGCCTCAATTGATACCCAACGGTCCCAGCAAATGTTTCCAATTTCATGATGCTCCGCATTCTGGAATTATCTACTCAATATTAAAGAAAACCACCAGTGCTTTTTTGGGTCGGTGATGGCGTTTGCATGCCTGTATGCCACCTTCCTAGCCCAGGGATTAATACTTGATAGTATCTGGTGAAAAGAAAGCCACTCATCACAATTAAATGATGCCCATAAGGCCATAACTATCTATCacaaataaaagaggaaaaattATTAGTATAAGTTTGAATGTGCTAGACAAATCATGGGATATAATATCATGATTCTTCCAATTTTTGGCATTTGCTTTtcgcctatatatatatatatatatatatataagataaataattaaacaaaatCGCTTCATTTAATCAAAATATAGATAATAGATGAAAAATgtaaaacacaaaaaaaaaaaacgaacaaataaaaataaaaatagttcaaTAAGCCTATACACGGAGAGGAGGAAAGAATATTCCAAGGCCTCTAATCAGTACTCCCCTGTAACTCTTCATATACCTCTATAAATCAAGCCAGCTCATCAACTATCAACACCAAGGTTGAAGTGTTGTTTGAGGTACCTCCAATAGCACTTCTTGAAAGGAGATCATCGGATACCCGACCCCAGCAGGAGACCCATACGCATAAGGGGGTACCTCTCTCGAGATTGGGAGACAAAACGAGCGTAAGACCaaacaccaaaaaaaaaatcttatttacgggagatgatgaaaattttgaagtaatatttttgaaattttttttacaatctACAAAAACTTCGATTTTTCAAACCACCAAATTGATGGATCAAGATTTCTTTCAGACACCGATGTTTTTGGTTTGTACTCTGTAATTTGTATGGCAAGAACCGCTTGTTTAAATATAAAGAATGTTTCGCCAGCTAGAAAGAGATTGCCAAAACTCTGTACGGTATGGCGGTTTTCGCGAAAACAATCTGCACCAGCTCCCTCCTGCTGGGACTCGCTGAAGCAGTGAAGCTGAACCTTACACTGCCATGGCTTAGAGAGAGAGTTCCCGAGAATCATCTTGATTAACAGATTGTATATCCCAATGTACACTATCTCCCAGCCCAAATAAAGGTGGGACCGTAGCCATTCtaataaaaaccaaaaaaaaataaaaagatgaaaaaggagaaagagtTGGCATCAATTGAGGATGGCCGGCGAATAATGgcaaatctaaaaaaaaatctttttttttgggtgggggggggggggtgggggGGAGATAATGATTCAAAAAGTTAATGCGCCAACCAGTAAGATGTAATGAGAAAGAAACCAAAATAGTTTATAGGCCTGTGGCATCAACTCAGGAGTTCCCAAATCAGTTTCATAATATTGTGGCAGGTAATGCATGTAAATAAATCAGAAATGAAAATTGATGGCGTCTTTAACGAAAGATATAGAGTTTACCCCCCAGCGAATGCATTTTTCCGGGGAGAAGAATCCTTCGCAAATGCTTCTCCATCATCTTAATTCCAAGTTTACCCACCAGAATCTCCAAGTTAACCtgcaaatcaaaatttttaacagCAAAATTAGGCAGGGTAAAAAGGAACACATAAAGCAACTCAAAAGAAGTACCAATCAAACAAGAAATACATCAATACACTGCAAACAAAGACGAGGAAAGAGGAAGAAGATAAAGGATGAGGACGAGACATGTGAAATGGGAATGTAAGTGACATATGCCACCACATGACCGGCACGTGTTTGAGCAACCTAAAGGATAACGGATAaggtgatgaagaagaagacgtGGCACGCAAACATAGAGGAATCTGACAAATGACAACAGAGAGAACACCTGCTGTTCTACGCGAATGGAGACGATGACGATGGAAAATTGGGCGGTTATGCAAAATCTGGAAATGAAATGGGAAAATCCGAAGGAAACAACTCACCATCACAATAATTGGAATTTTTTTTCCTGAGCATCCAAATTCGGAAATTGGACTGAAAATTCATTAATATCCACGGACCAAAAAGCAAATCCTTCTTAACGATATACAGTCCCCAAATTACAATTCATATATATTATCGGTAGCtccattctttttcttttttcttaatgtattttcccttttcttttactATTTATGGTTCATCATCTCATATGTCTCAGTTCAGTTCCGCAGCAGCTATTGCCAATGATTCCCGTTGTGAACCATGTAGGCATGGCTAGTGTTTCCAGGGACATGGTAAACATAGTGAGGATGAGGAAGAATCTTCTTCACAGGATAGGCTACCGGCTTCGAGATTTGATGATAGCATCTCGGTGTAGAAGTTGAAGCCGTTGAACCAACAGTGGCAACATAGCTATTAGAAGGtgatgatgaggatgatgatgatgatgaagacgACGACGACGAGGAAAGAGGAGGAGATATTTTTTTAGGCATAGATAGGAAGGCCCTGATCTTTGGGGTTGCAGCTCGATCGTATTCCTCGATGAGATTAACCAGATCCTCATCCGAGGTGATCGATACCAGAGCGTCTACATCCTCATTTGGCAACTGACAACGGAGACTCACTTCCTTCCCACACAACTCCCCGAGCTTCAACAACAGCGCTGTATAGACCACACAGCCAATAATTCCACTCCAAATCATACTCATAATCAAATCAATTCACAAAATACACGTTATTCGTCTTTGTCAACACAAACACACGCACACCATATACACAACACGAAACGCATTTAATCTTACACAATTGACAAACTGAGAAGAACAAATGATAAACTAAGACTAACCAGAGAAGGAAATGGAGCGGTCCACGGAGAGGACGCGGGTCTCGCCACCGTGATAACGGAGTTTCCCGTCAGGATAACGAGGAACGATCTTGCCGCCGTAGCTGCAAAGGAACTTGATGGTGGACGTTGTGGAGGAGGAGGACGGCGGTTTGAGGTGGCGCTTGGTGGTGTCAAGGGAAGGTCCGACCATGCTGTTTTTCGGTAAAAGATAAAAGGAATCCAGTttttaagaagaaaaaggaaaaagaaaagaagatttgAAAAAGAGAAGAGGCTTGGAAGTAGATTTGGTGTTGCCTCTTCAAGCCTAAACACGGTTCTCTTCGCCCGTTATTTATAGAGCTTCTGGCTTTACGCTTTTACAGGGCTGGGCTAGAAGTTAAAAATGGATTGGGGTCCACCTGACGTTGGTTTGATTCCCTATCTGGCCCCACCTCCTGGATGTAACTTAGAGATGAGACTGAGATGATGACGAGGTTAATAATTTTTACTGTCTGGGTAAGAACCGCAGTGGGCCAGCGGCGGCCATATTCGATGCTGGCGTTTTTTATCTGGTTGCATGGCATTGATTCAATCTTCTGTTATCCCTTGCTGATTGATGGTGGAGGCAATTTGGAAGTTTGGATTATCGAGACCAGAGTGTTGATCACCTCGGTTGGTTGCACATAGCCATGGCATGGCATGTTTCCTTACTTCGATTTTCTATCGGGGGTTGAAATGGGTCAAGTGTGGTCATCGGCGACATGCATGATATGATTGTGGCTCGTTTCTTTCCTCTACCCTTATTCAATGGTCATCGATGGTGTCTGTGTGCTCGAGATGAGCTAGGAGATTCTGTCGGTGATCATTGAGAACGATCAGTCGATGGGCTATTCTGAAAGACTCATGGCATGGTTCTGGCTACAGGGGTTGACTAGTGGTTAGCGGGACTGTGATTTTTGGGGCTGGACTGGATTTGAGGATATTTTcttatgtttttcttttttgactTCTTTTGTTTAATAGGCcttgtaataaaaaaaagtacttattagatttttttttcttaattatttggTATCTCATTgcatgtattaataaaattaatttacacttaaagaaaattaacattttttattaatttatgttttttctctttcattttttaattaatttatttatttgtgttttttttttcccgaATATTTCTTTTGCTTTTCAATGTTGATGCTTAAATAGTTTTAATGTAATTCACTCTTTAATTATGTTTCTTTTTCCTGTCCCCTTATATGACTTTATACCTAAAAGAGTGAGTTCAAATACATGGTCAAAAAGAacgtgaataaaaaaaaaagattaattgtttaacttttttaaaaatatatatattaactttGTTGAATATGGATGGAACTTCTGAGGCTCATATTCATACTGAATTTCAATGTAAcaaataattcttttaaaaagtATCATATTAAATGCTAAAAAAGGGGGAAAACATCAGTTTGTATTTTcatatattctatttttttatttgtagtTAATATCTTTCtagttaaaatataataattttaaaaaaaatatcagcaGTCAGCAGTAGTTTTTAAGATAGTACTAAACTAATAACTGTAAGATTTTAAATGTGAATTCCAATTAtagacaattaaaaaaattgatgtcTTATTCAACAAAGGAACCATGTGAACATAAATATTAGATTCCACAGAAATTGTTGATATTTTGAGTTCCTTAAGAATTGAAGCATCATAAAATTTCACAGCCATAACCAGAAACTAATAACAACAAACACTTTCCTATCaggcaaaaaagaaaaaagaaaaaacattaattctcgatttttctttttcttcatcggCTCCTTCCTGCGTCCACATTCATTCTGCTGCGGAATATGGATTCTCCGGCCAGGCAGGCTCCACTCATGATCATGCCATAcgcgattaaaaaaaaaaaccaatacTATTCACAGGTGGGGAGTTTAAATCAgtcctttaatttttaattaaaactcaAATAAGTCcagttggattttttttttatcaaataaaacttTGAGTTTTACttgtaaatttaaataaatcctGATCtagaaaatttttgttttttaataatttttataattttcaaaatatcacaaaataatttagtatttttattttatttagatttaaatataaaatttggatttaatttgatcaaaaaattaaattgggtATATCTGAATCTTAATGAAATGTTTAGGTATCGATTTAAACttttaccaatagaaaatgaccGAGGTTGGGCGCTATTGATAACAGATGTCAGGATATGATTGGATAAGGAATCTTAATTTAATCCAGAGACGTCTAATTCGGTCTCCACCATTGGCAATTTGGCATGGGATTATACATAAGAGATTAGAGGGAGCTAAATTGATGTGGGCCCTTTTTGCATAGAGAAATGCAATATcagatattaaataaattagaaaacttttttttttttactttttatttatttttattatatgtaaATCATTTGCAacaaacaaaattaattaatttgtcaCATTATCATGtataatctttatttttaaatatatttaaaaatttattttaaatgtaaaaatataacaaaacgATAAATGATTACtgtgttttttaaatttactataCGTAGCTCTGCTGGTCACCACATGCatctaattttttcttaaaatatcaaatttccAACCAACTATTACTCTTTAATTTGTTataaagaatatatataaattattgcaAAATTAATCatgctttataatttatttttatatttttaaattaataaatttaatttttttattttaaaattaagaatttttaaaaataaattaattaaattaattttttataaagttttatattgTGTATTTGAATTAATTCAACCAATGATTGACAGTTGCGTAATGGAATAGGCGTGTTCTTTATATGCTGTTGCAGTCTTACTTGCTTTTCTCAATTCTTCAGATTTAAACACTTTCCTCTTTTTCCTCGTTTGCTTTGCCCAACATGACGAAGCCACCCAAATTCCCTTGCTAAAGAAGGAAGGGTCGGCTGTCGTTTTATAAGGATTTTCAAAAAGCGTGTGACGCCATACGTGTAACACGAACGCCTTGTTATCTTCCGTTTTGGAAATCCATTGCATATTTGCATTAtcaattaatgaaattaattcGTTATAATTAAATGGATGTAATAAATAGTTTGATGCAGATAAGAAATTTTAAAGCTGTTGAAttgtaagaaaataatttaattcaattattaaatattaatataaaaagtaattattaaataattaaaaataatattttaatttaataaaaaaattaaacactaTTTTCCAACTAGGCCTTAGTGTGCGCGGATTTTCGGTTTTATTTCAGATCGTGAGAGGACAAGATTGGCCGCAGTTTCCTTTTCTCCCATATGCCTTGCGTTGGGTCTGCATTTGCGCTGGACCGACCTCCCATTACCTTTGATTGAATTTGTTACCGGAATTGATGCGCTTTTTGAAATTCAATGTACTAAAACATAATTATTTACTTAATTATCTTTTATCAgtgataaaatttattgttattgaTGTGGATTTTTTTACGACTattgtaattaataaatataatttaataatttttgaatGAATTTAATAAGGTTTAAACCTTTACAATAAcatgagataaaataaaatatgtttcAAATGTAGAATGTTAATTAATTTGAGCTGATCAAATATCGACACTTGAGTTTTAATGTCAGAGAACTTTTTTTCCcaattaaaaagaagaaaaaaattacaaattccAACTGAAACTCAATCACCATGACAAATACGAGttaattgtattttataaaaaataaaaagctatTGCAAATGACTTGATTAAGATGGAGATATTGTGAATATATGTCAATTATCAATTTACTTCTATAAAATTGAAATCCTTCTGTCGTTTgcgaaaataaataaataaaataaaaagttcttTCCCATTAATGTGGAAGTGGGCAAGAGATGGACCTTGACCCGTTGAGCGTTTGATAGGCTTCGCCCTCTTAGATTCATATACAAAATGGGGGGGGACCAAACTCGCCCATGCCGCTGCTGGtgtgaagaggaggaggagggtcTCCTTTAAACTTTTGAAGATTGGCGAT
This genomic interval from Manihot esculenta cultivar AM560-2 chromosome 12, M.esculenta_v8, whole genome shotgun sequence contains the following:
- the LOC110628223 gene encoding synapsin-2, giving the protein MVGPSLDTTKRHLKPPSSSSTTSTIKFLCSYGGKIVPRYPDGKLRYHGGETRVLSVDRSISFSALLLKLGELCGKEVSLRCQLPNEDVDALVSITSDEDLVNLIEEYDRAATPKIRAFLSMPKKISPPLSSSSSSSSSSSSSSSPSNSYVATVGSTASTSTPRCYHQISKPVAYPVKKILPHPHYVYHVPGNTSHAYMVHNGNHWQ